The Pleuronectes platessa chromosome 11, fPlePla1.1, whole genome shotgun sequence genome includes a window with the following:
- the LOC128451204 gene encoding cdc42 effector protein 3-like → MPLRTSFYRKQSSARWPGRNTKRREVLSVNMISLPLGDFRHITHIGNDAHTDSFGDLSFLKMGHNLLLQSSQSEQNIFLACSPPPKPPRLNLDGTDGSESPNFSAGHHLSSSQRRKKCSSMPLLDNDEVQVDIAERCQRGTNVACGPGRGRVNSDKDVYATDICEKTAGKQKEEDSGFSFSLDLGPSILDDVLQVMDKQHN, encoded by the coding sequence ATGCCGCTGAGAACATCATTTTACAGAAAGCAATCCTCTGCTCGTTGGCCTGGCAGGAACACCAAGCGCCGTGAGGTGCTGTCTGTCAACATGATCAGCCTACCGCTGGGTGATTTCCGCCATATCACACATATTGGCAacgatgcacacacagacagctttGGGGACCTGTCCTTCCTAAAGATGGGCCACAACCTGCTTCTTCAAAGCTCCCAGAGTGAACAGAACATCTTCCTGGCCTGCTCTCCTCCACCAAAGCCCCCTCGTCTCAACCTGGACGGGACAGACGGTTCGGAGAGCCCTAACTTTTCTGCTGGTCACCACCTCAGCTCCtcccagaggaggaagaaatgcAGCTCTATGCCGCTGCTGGACAATGATGAAGTCCAAGTAGACATAGCAGAGAGGTGCCAAAGAGGGACAAATGTCGCTTGCGGACCAGGTCGGGGTAGGGTTAATTCCGACAAGGATGTATACGCCACAGATATCTGTGAGAAAACTGCTGGAAAACAAAAGGAGGAGGACAGTGGCTTTTCTTTCAGCCTCGACTTGGGCCCGTCAATCCTGGATGACGTGTTACAGGTGATGGACAAGCAGCACAATTAG